One genomic segment of Anaerobiospirillum thomasii includes these proteins:
- a CDS encoding restriction endonuclease subunit S yields MKNVPKIRFKGFTDAWELRKLGDVADIVGGGTPNTNNKLYWNGNINWYSPTEISDQTYLESSQRKISDIGYKNCSAKILPKGTVLFTSRAGIGKTAILLKEGCTNQGFQSIVPHKNSLDSYFIFSRSLELKKYAETVGAGSTFIEVSRKQMHEMKLMLPTFFEEQKNIGIFFKNIDNLITLHQRKCEQLKTLKKFLLQKMFPENGNEKPELRFTGFTDAWEQRKVTDIGKIFIGLVTTMTENYANKGTLLIRNSDIQDGQFVLKENPIYLKNSFAETNKSRRHKLGDIITVHTGDVGTSAVISENEVNSIGFATIVTRPNNKLVDSNFICSFLNTHKHKSIALKLSTGDGRTNYNLKDYSKLEVPICSLREQQKLANIITTLSNLITLHQRKCEELKKVKQYLLQNMFPQE; encoded by the coding sequence ATGAAGAATGTGCCAAAAATTAGATTTAAAGGTTTTACTGATGCTTGGGAACTGCGTAAGTTAGGAGATGTAGCGGATATTGTGGGCGGGGGAACTCCAAATACTAATAATAAACTATACTGGAATGGAAATATCAATTGGTACTCTCCTACTGAAATATCAGATCAGACATATTTAGAATCAAGTCAAAGAAAAATATCTGATATAGGATATAAAAATTGTTCAGCAAAAATACTTCCAAAAGGAACAGTGTTATTTACATCTAGAGCAGGAATAGGAAAAACTGCAATATTATTGAAAGAAGGGTGTACCAATCAAGGTTTTCAGTCAATTGTTCCTCACAAAAATTCTCTCGATTCTTACTTCATTTTTTCAAGAAGCTTAGAGTTAAAAAAATACGCTGAAACTGTTGGTGCTGGCTCGACATTTATAGAAGTTTCTAGAAAACAAATGCATGAAATGAAACTTATGCTACCAACTTTTTTTGAAGAACAAAAAAACATAGGAATCTTTTTTAAAAATATTGATAATCTTATTACCCTTCATCAGCGTAAGTGTGAGCAGCTAAAAACGCTTAAAAAATTTCTTCTTCAAAAAATGTTTCCAGAAAATGGAAATGAAAAACCAGAGTTACGATTTACCGGTTTTACTGACGCTTGGGAACAGCGTAAGGTCACTGATATTGGTAAAATATTCATAGGGTTAGTAACAACAATGACCGAAAATTATGCAAATAAAGGGACTCTTCTTATAAGAAACTCAGATATTCAAGATGGTCAATTTGTACTTAAAGAAAACCCAATTTATTTAAAAAATTCTTTTGCAGAGACGAACAAATCACGACGCCATAAGCTAGGCGATATAATTACAGTGCATACTGGAGATGTTGGAACATCTGCTGTAATTTCAGAAAATGAAGTAAATTCAATAGGATTTGCGACTATTGTAACAAGACCAAACAATAAACTAGTTGACTCTAATTTTATTTGTTCATTTCTAAACACACATAAGCATAAAAGTATAGCATTAAAGCTATCCACTGGTGATGGTAGAACCAACTACAACTTAAAAGATTATTCAAAACTAGAGGTTCCAATATGCTCCCTAAGAGAACAACAAAAATTGGCAAACATTATAACTACCCTTAGCAACCTAATTACCCTTCATCAGCGTAAATGTGAAGAATTAAAAAAAGTAAAACAGTACTTGCTTCAGAACATGTTTCCTCAGGAGTAG
- a CDS encoding site-specific integrase translates to MLDKITCNTLFIDYYRQWIKVYKEGAIRKVTLNKYHMTLRWLERLIPTLSLKDLSRINYQQLLNDYAQEHERQTTMDFHHQLKGAILDAVDEGLIDRDPTRKVIIKGRQPGSKKIKYLNQFELHTLLKSLHLGSKITWDWFILLVAKTGIRFSEALAITPKDFDFSHQTLSINKTWNYKDKEGGFMPTKNKSSVRKIQIDWQVVVQFSELLKDKDPDKPIFIKEGQQVYNTTVNDILSRHCSKLKIPEISIHGLRHTHASLLLFAGVTIASVARRLGHASMNTTQKTYLHIIHELENQDVDLVMRSLSSLS, encoded by the coding sequence ATGTTAGACAAGATAACCTGCAATACGCTATTTATAGATTACTACAGGCAATGGATCAAGGTTTATAAGGAGGGTGCCATTCGCAAAGTAACGCTCAACAAATACCATATGACACTACGCTGGCTTGAAAGGCTTATCCCTACTCTGTCACTTAAGGATTTAAGCCGCATCAACTATCAGCAGCTTTTAAATGACTATGCACAGGAGCATGAGCGTCAGACTACTATGGACTTTCATCATCAGCTAAAAGGTGCCATCTTGGATGCTGTGGATGAAGGACTGATTGATAGAGATCCGACACGCAAGGTCATCATCAAAGGCCGACAGCCTGGCAGTAAAAAGATCAAATATCTAAATCAGTTTGAACTGCACACTCTGCTCAAGTCATTGCACCTTGGCTCCAAAATTACCTGGGACTGGTTTATTCTGCTTGTTGCTAAAACAGGTATTCGCTTTTCAGAAGCTCTTGCCATAACCCCAAAGGACTTTGACTTTTCACATCAGACTCTGTCTATCAATAAAACCTGGAACTACAAAGACAAGGAAGGCGGCTTTATGCCAACTAAAAACAAATCATCTGTAAGAAAAATTCAAATTGACTGGCAGGTTGTGGTTCAATTCTCAGAGCTTTTAAAGGATAAAGATCCTGACAAGCCAATTTTCATCAAGGAGGGACAGCAGGTGTATAACACTACAGTCAATGATATTCTTAGTAGACACTGCAGTAAACTTAAAATACCTGAAATCTCCATTCACGGTCTTAGGCATACCCATGCCTCATTACTGCTCTTTGCAGGTGTCACAATTGCCAGTGTGGCAAGACGCCTTGGTCATGCCAGCATGAACACCACACAAAAAACCTATTTGCACATTATCCATGAACTTGAAAACCAGGACGTTGATCTTGTGATGCGATCCTTATCAAGTTTAAGTTAG
- a CDS encoding type I restriction-modification system subunit M: MSDSTNLLPVLWSCADVLRGKMDANEYKNYLLGLVFFKYLSDSYLCKVYDFVENSKPESMEKALEVYVQAYNDSDAADLLSELKDSCHYTLEPDLTFTSILRSVNENTFTREVLKRAFNKIQESDSLFNHLFDDVDLYSSKLGASDHKQSATIAELIKVLADADLINTRGDVLGNAYEYLIGQFASETGKKAGEFYTPHGPAQILCKIAMLGQEDKKGLQVYDPCMGSGSLLLSCKNYSNHPDFIKYYGQELMTSTFNLARMNMFLHSVLPENQHLRNGDTLDADWPTDEETEFDLVTMNPPYSSKWSADPGFKTDERFMDYGGALAPKSKADYAFLLHGFYHLKQTGTMAIVLPHGVLFRGAAEGTIREILLKKGAIYAVIGLPANMFFNTSIPTCIIVLKKHREGRDVLFIDASDLFSKEKKQNVMHDEHINQVIELYKNRTNVDKRAYLASFEDIEANDFNLNIPRYIDNSEEEDPIDIVELTTSITETDYAIKEATNELMAMIDDLDDSTPEAKCAIESLRKIFAGV, from the coding sequence ATGTCTGACTCTACCAACCTTTTACCTGTGCTGTGGTCATGCGCAGATGTGCTTCGTGGCAAAATGGATGCCAACGAATACAAGAACTATCTTCTTGGTCTGGTTTTCTTTAAGTATTTGTCAGACAGTTATTTGTGTAAAGTATATGACTTTGTAGAAAATTCCAAACCAGAGTCAATGGAAAAGGCTCTTGAGGTGTATGTTCAGGCATATAACGACAGTGATGCGGCCGATCTCCTCTCAGAGCTCAAAGACTCGTGCCACTATACTCTTGAGCCAGATCTTACTTTTACAAGTATCTTAAGATCAGTAAATGAGAATACTTTTACCAGAGAAGTATTAAAAAGGGCATTTAATAAGATTCAAGAGTCAGATTCACTGTTTAACCATCTGTTTGATGATGTTGACTTGTATTCAAGTAAACTTGGAGCTAGTGATCACAAGCAATCTGCTACTATAGCTGAGCTTATCAAGGTTCTTGCCGACGCCGATCTTATTAATACACGCGGTGATGTACTTGGCAATGCCTATGAGTATTTAATTGGACAGTTTGCATCTGAGACAGGTAAAAAGGCCGGTGAGTTTTATACTCCTCATGGTCCAGCTCAGATCTTATGTAAAATTGCAATGTTAGGCCAGGAAGATAAAAAAGGCCTGCAGGTTTATGATCCTTGTATGGGATCAGGCTCCTTACTTCTAAGCTGTAAAAACTATAGTAATCACCCTGATTTTATTAAGTACTATGGTCAGGAGTTGATGACATCAACCTTCAACCTGGCAAGAATGAACATGTTCCTGCATTCAGTACTTCCAGAAAATCAGCATTTAAGAAATGGTGATACTTTAGATGCTGACTGGCCTACAGATGAAGAGACAGAGTTTGATCTTGTAACAATGAATCCTCCATATTCATCAAAATGGTCTGCTGATCCTGGCTTTAAGACTGATGAGCGCTTTATGGATTATGGCGGCGCTCTTGCTCCTAAATCAAAAGCAGACTATGCCTTTTTACTGCATGGCTTCTATCATTTAAAGCAGACAGGAACAATGGCCATTGTTCTTCCTCATGGTGTTTTATTCAGAGGAGCAGCAGAGGGGACTATAAGAGAGATATTACTTAAAAAGGGAGCCATTTACGCTGTCATTGGTCTGCCGGCTAATATGTTTTTTAACACATCAATTCCAACCTGCATCATAGTATTGAAGAAACACAGAGAAGGAAGAGATGTTCTGTTTATTGATGCATCAGATCTGTTTAGTAAGGAAAAGAAGCAGAATGTGATGCATGATGAGCATATAAATCAGGTTATAGAGTTATACAAAAACCGTACTAATGTTGATAAGAGGGCTTATCTAGCTTCATTTGAAGATATTGAGGCAAATGACTTTAATCTGAATATACCTAGATACATTGATAACAGTGAAGAAGAAGATCCTATTGATATTGTTGAACTGACTACAAGCATTACAGAAACTGATTATGCTATTAAAGAAGCAACAAATGAACTTATGGCTATGATTGACGATCTCGATGACAGTACACCTGAGGCTAAGTGCGCTATAGAGAGTTTACGTAAAATCTTTGCAGGTGTCTAA
- a CDS encoding type I restriction endonuclease subunit R yields MAELESEIEQKLIDQLCRTDSQWTYRDDLNNEDKLWENFKYILEQNNKDILGDTCLSEQEFAKIKNDVSHSSFYDAAEWLIGENGRVQVHVQRGNETLHLLVLNNEHIAGGTTTYEVINQYQAFKNEDGGDHSRSRRFDVTLLINGLPLIHIELKSRSHAYHEGFRQIKKYIREGKFTGLFSNVQMFVVSNVVDTKYFSAADESELKIDFLSGWVDEDNKPVGNYLDFAKSVLKIPEAHEIVTKYKVLDYEAKRLLLLRPYQIHAIQAMRRASKLGQSGYIWHTTGSGKTLTSYKATRNLLMDIPSIDKTIFLIDRKDLDQQTSTAFKSYAENDTIDVEDTNHTQSLIKKLSDNNRRMIVTTVQKLTIMINKKLEEGSSKYNKIKNLRLAFVVDECHRAVSPQMQRVIKKFFHNSLWFGFTGTPIFQENSYAIKGDLPQTTDELYGPCLHKYTIKEAIHDKAVLGFMIENLGVNPKSNTDFEIEGSLEHMRTVLDVILNKSQHKLGLNLGRGNTFEGLLTVSSIRIAQEYYKLLKKVKNGEDELKIDEDILKALPDFPKFAITYSLSENDEASQVNQDLMQEALDDYNAMFGTNDSIENIAAYNEKLNERLSRKKKKYAKRSEQLDLVIVVDRLLTGFDAPCLSTVFLDRPPMKPQHIIQAFSRTNRIYNEYKKFGQIVTCQMPLDFKDAIDEALTLYSCGGDTESVSESWEQVLKNFEKAISAIRKLIKMPEETLTLSDKEKKIFIKLFRDLDFNYSHLKAFSKFTPEVLKPYEFSEDEYIELAGYYRNLIEELKAPEAPENPDGDEGSGRGDGTDDPILDDYELIAFNKVTVDYEYIVKLIREFVRSLSNKEGESGGHSDSDLAEIRKVIGEYSVSNPKLAGILYEILDKALVDLSAFDDEDVSVSIHKMRNIAIDKEVEKFARKWGMDLDAVRYEVMHFRNGEIANENKLKEAADYDAYCAHTDSPLPKFKFRKALVDEFKNVLMPEVAEFID; encoded by the coding sequence ATGGCTGAATTAGAATCAGAAATAGAACAAAAACTAATCGACCAGCTCTGCAGAACTGACTCTCAGTGGACTTATCGTGACGATCTTAACAATGAAGATAAGCTCTGGGAGAATTTTAAATATATTCTTGAGCAGAATAATAAGGATATTTTAGGAGATACTTGTTTATCTGAGCAGGAGTTTGCCAAGATAAAAAACGATGTTTCTCATTCTTCATTCTATGATGCTGCTGAATGGCTTATAGGAGAAAACGGCAGAGTTCAGGTTCATGTACAAAGAGGCAATGAAACATTGCATCTACTAGTGCTAAACAATGAACATATTGCAGGTGGTACCACAACCTATGAGGTTATAAATCAGTATCAGGCCTTTAAAAATGAAGATGGTGGGGACCACTCAAGATCTCGCAGATTTGACGTAACGCTTTTAATCAATGGTCTGCCTTTAATCCATATCGAATTAAAAAGCAGGTCTCATGCCTATCATGAAGGCTTTAGACAGATTAAAAAGTATATTAGAGAGGGTAAATTTACAGGCCTATTTTCAAATGTGCAGATGTTTGTTGTAAGCAATGTTGTGGATACAAAATACTTTTCTGCAGCTGATGAGTCAGAGCTTAAAATAGATTTTTTAAGTGGCTGGGTGGATGAGGATAACAAACCTGTAGGCAATTATCTTGATTTTGCCAAATCTGTATTAAAAATACCTGAGGCCCATGAAATAGTAACTAAATATAAAGTGCTTGATTATGAGGCTAAGAGACTTCTTCTTTTAAGACCATATCAGATCCATGCCATTCAGGCTATGAGAAGAGCCTCTAAGTTAGGTCAGTCAGGTTATATATGGCATACAACAGGCTCAGGCAAGACCTTAACCTCATACAAGGCTACAAGAAATCTTTTGATGGATATCCCATCAATTGATAAGACCATATTTTTAATTGACAGAAAAGATCTTGATCAGCAGACATCAACAGCATTTAAATCATATGCTGAAAATGACACTATTGATGTTGAGGATACAAATCATACACAGAGCCTTATCAAAAAGCTGTCAGATAACAACAGACGCATGATTGTTACAACTGTGCAGAAACTGACAATCATGATTAATAAAAAGCTTGAGGAGGGCAGCTCTAAGTACAATAAGATTAAAAATCTGCGTCTTGCTTTTGTTGTCGATGAGTGTCATAGAGCCGTATCCCCACAGATGCAGAGAGTTATTAAAAAGTTCTTTCATAACTCTTTATGGTTTGGTTTTACCGGTACACCAATATTTCAGGAAAACTCATATGCCATAAAAGGCGATCTGCCACAGACTACAGATGAGCTCTACGGGCCATGTCTGCATAAATACACTATCAAGGAAGCCATACACGATAAAGCTGTACTTGGCTTTATGATTGAAAATCTTGGGGTTAATCCAAAATCCAATACTGATTTTGAAATTGAGGGAAGCTTGGAGCACATGCGTACTGTGCTTGATGTCATTCTCAATAAATCACAGCATAAGCTTGGATTGAATCTTGGCCGTGGCAATACCTTTGAGGGCCTGCTTACTGTAAGCTCAATCAGGATTGCACAGGAATACTATAAACTTCTAAAGAAAGTTAAAAATGGAGAGGATGAGCTTAAAATTGATGAGGATATTTTAAAAGCCCTGCCTGATTTTCCTAAATTTGCTATTACTTACTCACTGTCAGAAAATGATGAGGCCTCACAGGTTAATCAAGATCTTATGCAAGAGGCTCTTGATGATTACAATGCTATGTTTGGCACAAATGACAGCATTGAAAATATTGCAGCTTATAATGAAAAGCTCAATGAAAGACTATCAAGAAAGAAGAAAAAGTATGCCAAGCGTTCAGAGCAGCTTGATCTGGTTATAGTGGTGGACAGACTGCTGACAGGCTTTGATGCTCCATGTCTGTCAACTGTTTTTCTTGATAGGCCACCTATGAAACCTCAGCATATTATTCAGGCCTTTTCCAGAACCAACAGAATTTATAATGAGTATAAGAAGTTTGGACAGATAGTAACCTGTCAGATGCCTCTTGACTTTAAGGATGCAATTGATGAGGCTCTTACCTTGTACTCATGCGGAGGAGATACTGAGTCAGTGTCTGAGTCCTGGGAGCAGGTATTAAAAAATTTTGAAAAGGCAATCAGCGCCATTAGGAAGCTTATAAAGATGCCAGAGGAGACTCTTACCTTATCTGACAAAGAAAAAAAGATATTTATAAAGCTCTTTAGAGATCTTGATTTTAACTACTCACATCTTAAGGCTTTTTCAAAATTTACACCTGAGGTGTTAAAGCCTTATGAATTTAGTGAAGATGAATATATTGAGCTTGCAGGATATTATCGCAATCTTATAGAAGAGTTAAAGGCCCCTGAGGCACCTGAGAATCCTGATGGAGATGAAGGCTCTGGTAGGGGAGATGGCACAGATGATCCTATATTGGATGATTACGAGCTTATTGCCTTTAATAAAGTTACAGTAGATTATGAGTATATTGTCAAACTCATACGTGAGTTTGTACGCTCATTATCTAATAAAGAAGGCGAGAGTGGAGGACACAGTGACAGCGACCTTGCAGAGATCAGAAAGGTTATAGGCGAGTACTCTGTAAGCAACCCTAAACTTGCAGGTATTTTATATGAGATCCTGGATAAGGCACTTGTTGATCTATCAGCCTTTGATGACGAGGACGTCTCTGTATCAATCCATAAAATGCGCAATATAGCTATTGATAAAGAAGTTGAGAAGTTTGCAAGAAAATGGGGTATGGATCTTGATGCGGTCAGATATGAGGTTATGCACTTTAGAAATGGCGAGATAGCCAATGAGAATAAACTAAAAGAGGCGGCAGACTATGATGCTTACTGTGCACATACTGACAGTCCATTACCTAAATTTAAATTCAGAAAAGCTCTGGTTGATGAGTTTAAGAATGTGCTTATGCCGGAGGTTGCTGAGTTTATAGACTAA
- a CDS encoding substrate-binding domain-containing protein, producing MATIRDVAQIANVSVATVSRVLNGSSKVSDKAREAVLKAQKELDFVLNANARALAHQDSETIGVVVSDLSDPYFGLMVKYCENAARQSGNSLIVTQGFHDEQREIMAIDNLISRNCRGMIVHALRIDDEKLSHYMQKVPTMILINRTLKGFEERCLNIDNVSGYYLVGQELIKKGHKKIAFVGSSHTIADAAERLEGLKKALLENNIKMDESLIVLREPYLEGGFDAASELIEKMQQGHKFTAVACYNDYLAAGTMARLTEAGYKIPEDISVVGFDDLYLARCTNPPLTTVHHPVDQIACLAIEMSIALFKQKHIKKNHFDISLVQRKSVRDLSVAN from the coding sequence ATGGCAACTATTCGTGACGTAGCGCAAATAGCTAATGTCTCTGTCGCTACAGTTTCAAGAGTTTTAAACGGATCAAGCAAGGTCAGTGACAAGGCCCGTGAGGCCGTGCTCAAGGCCCAGAAGGAGCTTGATTTTGTTTTAAATGCCAATGCCCGTGCCCTTGCCCATCAGGACAGTGAAACCATAGGTGTTGTAGTCTCTGACCTGTCCGATCCCTACTTTGGTCTTATGGTTAAATACTGTGAAAATGCAGCAAGACAAAGTGGTAATTCTCTTATCGTAACTCAGGGTTTTCATGATGAGCAGCGTGAGATTATGGCTATAGATAATCTTATTTCACGCAACTGCCGAGGCATGATTGTCCACGCTTTGCGTATTGACGATGAGAAACTGTCCCACTATATGCAAAAAGTACCTACCATGATTTTAATCAACCGCACTTTAAAGGGTTTTGAAGAGCGCTGTTTAAATATCGACAACGTATCAGGCTACTATCTTGTAGGTCAGGAGCTTATTAAAAAGGGACATAAAAAAATAGCCTTTGTAGGTTCATCCCATACTATTGCCGACGCCGCCGAGCGCCTTGAGGGTCTTAAAAAAGCCCTTTTAGAGAACAATATAAAAATGGATGAATCACTTATTGTGCTGCGTGAGCCTTATCTTGAAGGTGGTTTTGATGCTGCCTCAGAGCTTATAGAAAAAATGCAGCAGGGCCATAAATTTACTGCTGTGGCCTGCTATAACGATTATCTTGCAGCCGGCACCATGGCCCGCCTTACCGAGGCTGGCTATAAAATACCTGAGGATATTTCAGTTGTAGGCTTTGATGATCTCTATCTTGCCCGCTGTACCAATCCGCCACTGACCACTGTGCACCATCCTGTGGATCAGATTGCCTGTCTTGCCATAGAGATGTCCATTGCTTTATTCAAGCAAAAACATATCAAAAAAAACCATTTTGACATCTCACTGGTGCAAAGAAAATCAGTAAGAGATCTTAGTGTTGCCAACTAG
- the lpxL gene encoding LpxL/LpxP family Kdo(2)-lipid IV(A) lauroyl/palmitoleoyl acyltransferase, giving the protein MSDKKKIQLHTSYEKRAKSHRNTISRNGWGKGATSQAKFELRMLHPVFWGSWAAIITLYLCVTLLPYRAILGLGRTVGHLMQRFMKSRAYVLERNMDLAFPDMDRAKKDKLIHDIFENSGMALFETGIAWFWSDKRLLKLAHIAENEQKKACQLAAANTRTLVFTCHFVTLEIMARLYALLIKPGVGVYRASDHPVWEYIQVRGRLRSNLALIDRSDPRSMIKALMQGHPIWYAPDQDYGIKASVFVPFFGVDKAATVTGTHDLAKVKGVIVQPAFTIRKADGYHLYVKDALENFPGEDEVFDTARCNKILEDIISMAPEQYLWMHRRFKTAPEGEMPRYPDIS; this is encoded by the coding sequence ATGTCCGATAAAAAAAAGATACAACTTCATACGTCCTACGAAAAAAGAGCCAAAAGTCATAGAAATACCATATCAAGAAACGGCTGGGGCAAAGGTGCCACCAGTCAGGCTAAATTTGAGTTAAGAATGCTCCACCCTGTCTTCTGGGGTTCATGGGCTGCCATCATCACTTTATATCTGTGCGTAACCCTGCTGCCATACCGCGCCATTTTAGGTCTGGGCAGAACTGTTGGCCATCTGATGCAGCGCTTTATGAAATCACGTGCCTATGTGCTAGAGCGCAATATGGATCTGGCCTTTCCTGACATGGACAGGGCTAAAAAAGACAAACTTATACATGATATTTTTGAAAACTCAGGCATGGCTTTGTTTGAAACAGGCATAGCCTGGTTCTGGTCAGATAAAAGACTGTTAAAGCTTGCCCATATAGCTGAAAATGAGCAGAAAAAAGCCTGTCAGCTGGCTGCTGCCAATACCCGTACTTTAGTTTTTACCTGCCATTTTGTCACCCTTGAGATTATGGCAAGACTCTATGCCCTTTTAATAAAACCAGGTGTTGGTGTCTACAGAGCATCTGATCATCCTGTCTGGGAGTATATTCAGGTCAGAGGCCGTCTGCGCTCCAATCTTGCCTTAATTGACAGATCGGATCCGCGCTCTATGATCAAAGCTCTGATGCAGGGCCATCCTATATGGTATGCCCCTGATCAGGATTATGGTATCAAAGCCTCGGTCTTTGTACCTTTTTTTGGTGTGGATAAAGCAGCTACAGTAACAGGCACCCACGATCTGGCCAAGGTCAAAGGTGTTATAGTACAGCCTGCCTTTACCATACGCAAAGCTGATGGCTATCATCTTTATGTCAAAGATGCCCTTGAAAACTTTCCAGGTGAGGATGAGGTTTTTGATACAGCACGCTGCAATAAAATACTTGAGGACATCATATCAATGGCACCAGAGCAGTATCTGTGGATGCACCGCCGCTTCAAGACTGCCCCTGAAGGTGAGATGCCGCGTTATCCAGATATATCATAA